The following are encoded in a window of Nocardia sp. BMG111209 genomic DNA:
- the folB gene encoding dihydroneopterin aldolase, producing the protein MNTDRIELRGLRAFGYHGVFDYERRDGQEFVVDITVRTDFAAAAATDDLGATVDYGTLAELAVRIVQGPARDLIETVVSEIADAVLAADPRIAAAEVTVHKPSAPIPHTFADVRVVTTRSRTAEVGS; encoded by the coding sequence GTGAATACCGATCGGATCGAGCTGCGCGGTCTGCGCGCGTTCGGCTATCACGGCGTGTTCGACTACGAGCGCCGCGACGGCCAGGAATTCGTCGTCGACATCACCGTCCGGACGGATTTCGCGGCCGCCGCGGCCACCGACGATCTCGGCGCCACCGTTGATTACGGCACGCTCGCCGAACTGGCGGTGCGCATCGTGCAGGGCCCGGCCCGCGATCTCATCGAGACCGTGGTGTCGGAGATCGCCGACGCCGTGCTCGCCGCCGATCCGCGCATCGCGGCCGCGGAGGTGACCGTGCACAAGCCCTCGGCGCCGATCCCGCACACCTTCGCGGATGTCCGCGTGGTCACCACCCGCAGCCGCACGGCCGAGGTGGGATCGTGA
- the folP gene encoding dihydropteroate synthase produces the protein MIPLITPRAGRSCVVMGVVNVTSDSFSDGGRYLDPALAVEHGIRLYRAGADIIDVGGESTRPGAVRVDPAAETARVTPVIRELRAAGVPTSVDTMRAAVAAAAIEAGASVVNDVSGGRADADMVRVVADAGIPWILMHWRAAADYRHLGPADHYDDVVTEVIDELSTQVDLALAAGVHPSALVLDPGLGFAKNAGHNWALLHALPRLVGQGLPVLVGASRKRFLGSLLAEPDAAATPRPADGREVATATVSALAAWHGAWGVRVHDVRSSLDALAVTEAWRRGGVEPAAVDGTDTGAIDGDRRRQGVR, from the coding sequence ATGATCCCGCTGATCACGCCCCGCGCCGGACGGTCCTGTGTGGTCATGGGAGTCGTGAACGTGACCAGCGACTCCTTCTCCGACGGCGGCCGGTACCTCGATCCGGCGCTGGCCGTCGAGCACGGTATCCGGCTGTACCGGGCGGGCGCCGACATCATCGATGTCGGCGGCGAGTCCACCCGGCCCGGTGCGGTGCGGGTCGATCCGGCCGCGGAGACGGCGCGCGTGACCCCGGTGATCCGGGAGTTGCGCGCGGCCGGCGTGCCGACCAGTGTGGACACCATGCGGGCCGCCGTCGCCGCGGCGGCGATCGAGGCGGGCGCGTCGGTGGTCAACGACGTCTCGGGCGGCCGGGCGGACGCGGATATGGTCCGGGTCGTCGCCGACGCCGGGATCCCGTGGATCCTCATGCACTGGCGGGCGGCGGCCGACTACCGCCATCTGGGCCCGGCCGACCACTACGACGATGTGGTCACCGAGGTGATCGACGAACTGTCCACGCAGGTGGATCTGGCGCTGGCCGCCGGGGTCCACCCCAGCGCGCTGGTCCTGGATCCGGGCCTGGGGTTCGCGAAGAACGCCGGTCACAACTGGGCATTACTGCATGCGCTGCCCCGGCTGGTCGGGCAGGGGCTGCCCGTATTGGTCGGCGCGTCCCGGAAGCGCTTCCTGGGCTCGCTACTGGCCGAACCGGATGCCGCGGCGACCCCGCGCCCGGCCGACGGGCGTGAGGTGGCGACGGCCACCGTCTCGGCGCTGGCGGCCTGGCACGGCGCGTGGGGGGTCCGGGTACACGATGTGCGCTCGTCGCTGGACGCCCTGGCGGTGACCGAGGCCTGGCGGCGCGGCGGCGTCGAGCCGGCGGCCGTGGACGGCACGGATACGGGTGCGATCGACGGGGATCGACGGCGACAGGGAGTCAGGTGA
- the folE gene encoding GTP cyclohydrolase I FolE, with the protein MSVNNRVVSGPVALDSGRPFDQERAEAAVRELLIAVGEDPDRPGLIDTPARVARAYREVFAGLYTEPDAVLNTTFDEGHQELVLVRDIPMYSTCEHHLVSFHGVAHVGYIPGTHGRVTGLSKLARLVDLYAKRPQVQERLTSQIADALMRKLDPRGAIVVVEAEHLCMAMRGIRKPGASTTTSAVRGLLQTNAASRAEALDLILRK; encoded by the coding sequence GTGTCGGTCAACAACCGTGTCGTTTCCGGGCCGGTAGCGCTCGACAGCGGCCGCCCTTTCGATCAGGAACGAGCCGAGGCGGCGGTCCGGGAATTGCTGATCGCCGTCGGTGAGGATCCGGATCGTCCGGGCCTCATCGATACCCCGGCCCGCGTGGCGCGGGCCTACCGCGAGGTGTTCGCCGGCCTGTACACCGAGCCGGACGCGGTGCTCAACACCACGTTCGACGAGGGTCACCAGGAACTGGTGCTGGTCCGCGACATCCCGATGTACTCGACCTGTGAACATCATCTGGTGTCGTTCCACGGGGTCGCGCACGTCGGCTACATCCCGGGCACGCACGGCCGGGTGACGGGCCTGTCGAAGCTGGCCCGGCTGGTCGATCTCTACGCCAAGCGGCCGCAGGTGCAGGAGCGGCTCACCAGCCAGATCGCCGACGCGCTGATGCGCAAGCTGGATCCGCGCGGCGCGATCGTGGTGGTCGAGGCCGAACATCTCTGCATGGCGATGCGCGGCATCCGCAAGCCGGGCGCCAGCACCACCACCTCGGCGGTGCGCGGACTGCTGCAGACCAACGCGGCCTCGCGCGCCGAGGCGCTCGATCTCATCCTCCGCAAATAG
- the ftsH gene encoding ATP-dependent zinc metalloprotease FtsH — MNRKTVFRNLAIVAGILLVIYLVSYFSNDTRGWKNVDTSVALSQLQDKANVKQVQIDDKEQQLRITLNKGTDATSGSSQIIAKYPGGSEVAAQVLKDVQDSGAPYNTTVKQDSWFTQVLLFVLPMVILLGLFVFVMARMQGGGRGGMMGFGKSRAKQLTKDMPKTTFADVAGADEAVEELYEIKDFLQNPARYQALGAKIPKGVLLYGPPGTGKTLLARAVAGEAGVPFFTISGSDFVEMFVGVGASRVRDLFDQAKQNSPCIIFVDEIDAVGRQRGAGLGGGHDEREQTLNQLLVEMDGFGDRAGVIIIAATNRPDILDPALLRPGRFDRQIPVSNPDLAGRRAILRVHSQGKPIATDADLDGLAKRTVGMSGADLANVINEAALLTAREHGNMITGASLEESVDRVIGGPRRKSRIISEHEKKITAYHEGGHTLAAWAMPDIEPVYKVTILARGRTGGHAMTVPEDDKGLMTRSEMIARLVMAMGGRAAEELVFHEPTTGASSDIDQATKIARAMVTEYGMSARLGAVRYGQEQGDPFLGRSMGMGSDYSHEVAREIDEEVRNLIEAAHTEAWAILNEYRDELDSLATALLERETLHRRELEGVLSTVEKRPRITAFNDFGERTPSDRPPVKTPRELAAERGEPWPPEGQQPVPATAPVPVGHADGGRQPAFGYPVPAQQAQQPYPAAPGATQTYPRPGTHGSRPDYGAPAGWSAPGWPPAEDVENGQPGTAGGPPPGYGGQGYAGGQPSAGWAPAGGARYGRGWNRPEQDQSGRPAPNGDGESTEWDGPNGRH, encoded by the coding sequence ATGAACCGCAAGACAGTGTTTCGCAACCTGGCCATAGTCGCGGGCATCCTGCTCGTGATCTATCTGGTCAGCTATTTCAGCAACGACACGCGCGGCTGGAAGAACGTCGATACGTCGGTGGCGCTCAGCCAGTTGCAGGACAAGGCCAACGTCAAGCAGGTCCAGATCGATGACAAGGAACAGCAGCTGCGCATCACCCTGAACAAGGGCACCGATGCGACCAGCGGCTCGTCCCAGATCATCGCGAAGTACCCCGGCGGCAGCGAGGTCGCCGCCCAGGTGCTCAAGGATGTGCAGGACTCCGGGGCCCCGTACAACACCACCGTCAAACAGGACAGCTGGTTCACCCAGGTGCTGCTGTTCGTATTGCCGATGGTGATCCTGCTGGGCCTGTTCGTCTTCGTGATGGCGCGGATGCAGGGCGGTGGCCGCGGCGGCATGATGGGCTTCGGCAAGTCCCGGGCCAAACAGCTGACCAAGGACATGCCCAAGACCACGTTCGCGGACGTGGCCGGCGCCGACGAGGCGGTCGAGGAACTCTACGAGATCAAGGACTTCCTCCAGAATCCGGCGCGCTACCAGGCCCTGGGCGCCAAGATCCCGAAGGGCGTGCTGCTCTACGGCCCGCCCGGTACCGGTAAGACGCTGCTCGCCCGCGCCGTGGCCGGCGAGGCGGGGGTGCCGTTCTTCACCATCTCCGGTTCGGACTTCGTCGAGATGTTCGTCGGTGTCGGCGCCTCCCGCGTGCGCGACCTGTTCGATCAGGCCAAGCAGAACAGTCCCTGCATCATCTTCGTCGACGAGATCGACGCGGTCGGCCGCCAGCGCGGCGCGGGCCTCGGCGGCGGTCACGACGAGCGCGAGCAGACCCTGAACCAGTTGCTGGTCGAGATGGACGGCTTCGGCGACCGCGCCGGTGTGATCATCATCGCGGCCACCAACCGGCCCGACATCCTGGATCCGGCGCTGCTGCGCCCGGGCCGCTTCGATCGCCAGATCCCGGTCAGCAACCCGGATCTCGCCGGTCGCCGCGCCATCCTGCGAGTGCATTCGCAGGGCAAGCCGATCGCGACCGACGCCGATCTGGACGGGCTGGCCAAGCGCACCGTCGGCATGTCCGGCGCCGATCTGGCCAACGTCATCAACGAGGCCGCGCTGCTGACCGCCCGCGAGCACGGCAACATGATCACCGGCGCCTCCCTGGAGGAATCGGTCGACCGGGTCATCGGCGGCCCGCGGCGCAAGAGCCGCATCATCAGCGAGCACGAGAAGAAGATCACCGCGTACCACGAGGGCGGTCACACCCTGGCCGCGTGGGCGATGCCCGATATCGAGCCGGTCTACAAGGTCACGATCCTGGCCCGCGGTCGCACCGGCGGCCACGCCATGACCGTCCCCGAGGACGACAAGGGCCTGATGACCCGCTCGGAGATGATCGCCCGGCTGGTCATGGCGATGGGTGGCCGCGCGGCCGAGGAACTGGTCTTCCACGAGCCGACCACCGGCGCCTCCTCCGATATCGACCAGGCCACCAAGATCGCCCGCGCGATGGTCACCGAATACGGCATGAGCGCGCGGCTCGGCGCGGTGCGCTACGGCCAGGAGCAGGGCGACCCGTTCCTGGGCCGATCGATGGGTATGGGCTCGGACTATTCGCACGAGGTCGCCCGCGAGATCGACGAGGAGGTGCGCAACCTCATCGAGGCCGCGCACACCGAGGCGTGGGCGATCCTCAACGAGTATCGCGACGAACTGGACTCGCTGGCCACCGCGCTGCTCGAGCGGGAGACGCTGCACCGCCGGGAGCTCGAGGGGGTGCTGTCCACCGTCGAGAAGCGGCCGCGGATCACCGCGTTCAACGATTTCGGCGAGCGCACCCCGTCGGACCGCCCGCCGGTGAAGACGCCCCGGGAACTGGCCGCCGAGCGCGGCGAGCCGTGGCCCCCGGAGGGCCAGCAGCCGGTGCCCGCGACCGCGCCCGTCCCGGTCGGTCACGCCGACGGCGGCCGGCAGCCGGCCTTCGGTTATCCGGTGCCCGCGCAGCAGGCCCAGCAGCCGTATCCGGCGGCGCCCGGCGCCACCCAGACGTATCCGCGCCCGGGTACCCACGGTTCGCGTCCGGACTACGGCGCCCCGGCCGGTTGGTCGGCGCCGGGCTGGCCGCCCGCCGAGGACGTCGAGAACGGGCAACCCGGTACCGCCGGCGGTCCGCCGCCGGGTTACGGCGGTCAGGGTTACGCGGGTGGTCAGCCCTCCGCGGGCTGGGCACCGGCCGGTGGCGCACGGTACGGCCGTGGCTGGAACCGGCCCGAACAAGATCAGTCCGGCCGTCCCGCGCCGAACGGAGATGGTGAGTCGACCGAGTGGGACGGTCCGAACGGCCGCCACTGA
- a CDS encoding DUF1266 domain-containing protein, giving the protein MAAARDMPTLTTFPYEELDRREDDHWSGAQVSDDELRALSLGAFYSARWDAFHDALLLGPERQHPLGDRRELAIDTLTGAWGITDGAQAMASMEQLLEGMHAPLYELVHPLVTASVNSPERDRFGERADRHRAFLRQVGSFRGMDNPEALVRDYDIWSQAIKLGLTDHLTQPLPADIAAWDLARVVAVARMAFTAGYLDADVAWEYVMRALPPAQRRYRNWRQFGDSYLTGWTYWQACEDLAELKSGGLDRRLELLRLWQRPTSPWRRIGLRSAVHASGRAE; this is encoded by the coding sequence ATGGCTGCTGCCCGCGACATGCCGACCCTGACCACGTTTCCGTACGAGGAGCTGGATCGGCGGGAGGACGACCACTGGTCCGGCGCGCAGGTATCCGACGACGAGCTGCGGGCGCTGTCCCTGGGCGCCTTCTACTCGGCGCGCTGGGACGCCTTCCACGATGCGCTGCTGCTCGGACCCGAACGCCAGCACCCGCTCGGTGACCGCCGGGAGCTGGCCATCGACACGCTGACCGGCGCCTGGGGTATCACCGACGGCGCCCAGGCGATGGCCTCGATGGAACAGCTGCTGGAGGGGATGCACGCGCCGCTGTACGAGCTGGTGCACCCGCTGGTGACCGCATCGGTGAATTCGCCGGAACGGGACCGCTTCGGCGAACGCGCCGACCGGCACCGCGCCTTCCTGCGGCAGGTCGGCTCGTTCCGGGGAATGGACAATCCGGAGGCGCTGGTCCGCGACTACGACATCTGGTCGCAGGCGATCAAGCTCGGGCTCACCGACCACCTGACCCAGCCGCTGCCCGCCGATATCGCCGCCTGGGATCTGGCCCGGGTGGTGGCCGTCGCCCGGATGGCCTTCACCGCGGGGTATCTGGACGCCGACGTGGCCTGGGAATACGTCATGCGCGCCCTGCCGCCGGCCCAGCGCCGGTACCGGAACTGGCGGCAGTTCGGCGACTCCTACCTGACCGGCTGGACCTACTGGCAGGCCTGTGAGGATCTGGCCGAGCTGAAGTCCGGCGGTCTCGACCGGCGGCTGGAGCTGTTGCGGTTGTGGCAGCGACCGACCAGCCCGTGGCGGCGTATCGGGTTGCGGAGCGCGGTGCACGCCTCCGGCCGGGCCGAATAG
- a CDS encoding DUF2277 domain-containing protein → MCRSITVLRGLEPPATEQEIYAAAQQYVRKVGGLSGLSSTTKPAFDKAVAAIAAATTTLLAELPERRVPPSTEPPLRRLAAAD, encoded by the coding sequence ATGTGCAGAAGTATCACCGTCCTGCGCGGGCTCGAGCCCCCTGCCACCGAGCAGGAGATCTACGCCGCAGCCCAGCAGTACGTCCGGAAGGTCGGTGGCCTGTCCGGGCTGTCGTCCACCACCAAGCCCGCCTTCGACAAGGCGGTGGCGGCGATCGCGGCCGCGACCACCACCCTGCTGGCGGAGTTGCCGGAGCGGCGGGTGCCCCCGTCGACCGAGCCGCCGCTGCGACGGCTGGCCGCCGCGGACTGA
- a CDS encoding PfkB family carbohydrate kinase, translated as MATAVFAGLATLDIAYAVPRYPAEDSKTQATGQFLGGGGPAANAAVTYAQLSGQTPALVTALGTDPLARLIRADLEAHGVAPHDVTPTGTHRPPVSSIVVATEAATRTIVSMDGAEISARFDPAQLRASDDAKVLLVDGHHPEIAIGFATAARRAGIPVVLDAGRWRPVHADLLPLTTIAICSAAFAPPGTGGDRDAVLDHLHEQGVRYAAISRGPAPMPFRTPEGRGELAVPAVDAVDTLGAGDILHGAFCHYLVAGQQFTDALRDATAVASASCRYLGTREWMRHPIPRSR; from the coding sequence GTGGCGACAGCCGTGTTCGCCGGTCTGGCGACACTGGACATCGCCTATGCCGTCCCGCGATATCCCGCGGAGGACAGCAAGACCCAGGCCACCGGGCAATTCCTCGGCGGGGGCGGGCCGGCGGCCAATGCTGCCGTGACCTACGCGCAACTGTCCGGGCAGACGCCGGCGCTGGTCACCGCGCTCGGCACCGATCCACTCGCGCGGCTGATCCGCGCCGATCTCGAGGCCCACGGGGTGGCCCCGCACGATGTGACTCCCACCGGCACGCACCGCCCGCCGGTGTCCTCGATCGTGGTCGCGACCGAAGCGGCGACCCGGACGATCGTCTCCATGGACGGCGCGGAGATCTCCGCGCGCTTCGACCCCGCCCAGCTCCGCGCATCGGACGACGCGAAGGTACTGCTCGTCGACGGTCACCATCCCGAGATCGCGATCGGATTCGCCACCGCCGCCCGGCGAGCGGGCATACCGGTCGTCCTCGACGCGGGCCGGTGGCGGCCGGTGCACGCGGACCTGCTGCCGCTCACCACGATCGCGATCTGCTCGGCCGCCTTCGCACCACCCGGAACCGGCGGCGATAGGGACGCGGTCCTCGATCACCTGCACGAGCAGGGCGTGCGGTACGCGGCGATCAGCCGGGGCCCTGCGCCGATGCCGTTCCGCACACCGGAGGGGCGGGGCGAGCTCGCGGTACCCGCTGTCGACGCGGTGGACACCCTCGGCGCCGGTGATATCCTGCACGGCGCCTTCTGCCACTATCTCGTTGCGGGACAACAGTTTACGGACGCACTGCGCGATGCGACCGCCGTCGCCTCGGCCTCCTGCCGATATCTCGGCACCCGCGAGTGGATGCGACACCCGATCCCTCGTTCCCGCTGA
- a CDS encoding nucleoside/nucleotide kinase family protein, with protein sequence MSDTWMSLSQLAARVRAAAGARPGRFVLGIAGPPGAGKSTFAAALRDAIDAQAGTPVAGVAPMDGFHLTNAELVARGLSERKGAPDTFDVAGYVDRLHALRDTPLGRPLRWPAYDRALHEPVPDRVMLDELPIVLTEGNYLLHDRAGWAAVRARLDEVWYLDAATALRTERLLDRHRRGGRTADSAHDKVLRSDLPNAELVARTRTRADLILYADGTGYRVVTGGGGH encoded by the coding sequence GTGTCCGACACCTGGATGTCCTTGTCGCAGTTGGCCGCTCGGGTGCGGGCGGCGGCGGGAGCGCGGCCGGGCCGATTCGTCCTGGGTATCGCCGGTCCGCCGGGAGCGGGGAAGTCGACGTTCGCGGCGGCGCTGCGGGATGCGATCGACGCGCAGGCCGGTACCCCGGTGGCGGGGGTGGCGCCGATGGACGGATTCCACCTCACCAACGCCGAACTGGTCGCACGCGGGCTCTCGGAACGCAAGGGTGCGCCGGACACCTTCGATGTGGCCGGGTACGTGGACCGCCTACATGCGTTGCGCGACACGCCTCTCGGCCGGCCGCTGCGCTGGCCCGCCTACGACCGCGCACTGCACGAACCGGTGCCGGACCGGGTGATGTTGGACGAGCTGCCGATAGTGCTCACCGAGGGCAACTACCTGCTCCACGACCGGGCGGGCTGGGCGGCGGTCCGGGCCCGCCTGGACGAGGTCTGGTACCTGGACGCCGCGACGGCGCTACGCACCGAGCGACTGTTGGACCGGCACCGCCGCGGCGGCCGCACCGCGGATTCCGCACACGACAAGGTGCTGCGCAGCGACCTCCCGAACGCGGAACTGGTCGCGCGAACCCGGACCCGTGCAGACCTGATCCTGTACGCCGACGGCACGGGCTACCGCGTTGTCACCGGTGGTGGGGGCCACTGA
- a CDS encoding phosphoketolase family protein translates to MTTTSDTSADNVTSGRGETVAPPGYRLSDLPGPLDREELETLDAWWRAANYLAVGQIYLMANPLLTEPLAAEHIKPRLLGHFGTVPGLNLVWAHANRAILERDLRAVFVAGPGHGGPGPNACAWLEGTCSELYSAIPRDARGMRELFHQFSFPGGVPSHCAPETPGSFHEGGELGYSLLHAYGAALDNPDLTVFCVIGDGEAETGPLATSWHGNKFLNPARDGAVLPILALNEYKIANPTVLARIPESELLALLRGNGYDPVVVGGNDPTAVHQAMATALDTALDRIAEIQHAARLRHDDQRPAWPMIVLRTPKGWTCPPIVDGEAVEGTFRAHQVPLSAARTDTQHRVVLEQWLQSYRPQELFDSIGHPSPQVLRLVPQGDRRMSANPVANGGTVLRDLRLPEWAGYAVDVPAPGATMHEATRVLGGFLRDVTAANPDNFLTFAPDELASNRLQDILTVTGRDWQAQIGEHDEHLDRSGRVIEVLSEHMCQGLLEGYLLTGRHGVFTCYEAFIHIVDAMFNQHAKWLDASSRVPWRRPLASLNYLLSSHVWRQDHNGFTHQDPGFLDVVLNKKPEIVRVYLPPDANTLLSVYDHCLRSRHYVNVVVAGKQPQPDWLSADAAATHCARGIGIWQWAGHNDDLGSTPDIVLACAGDVPTLETLAAASILRERLPQLRIRVINVVDLMRLLPRDQHPHGLPDSEFDTLFTRDRPILFAFHGYPWLIHRLTYRRTNHAGMHVRGYQENGTTTTPFDMVMLNNMDRYHLVRDVVDLVPELRETAAGLRQDMTDARLAARDWTRRYGEDIPEVTQWRWQ, encoded by the coding sequence GTGACCACCACCAGCGACACCTCGGCGGACAACGTCACCTCCGGCCGCGGTGAGACCGTGGCGCCACCGGGTTACCGACTGTCGGACCTGCCCGGCCCGCTGGACCGCGAGGAACTCGAGACGCTCGACGCCTGGTGGCGGGCCGCCAATTATCTGGCGGTCGGGCAGATCTATCTGATGGCCAATCCGCTGCTGACCGAACCGCTCGCCGCGGAACACATCAAACCCCGGCTGCTCGGGCATTTCGGTACCGTGCCGGGCCTGAATCTGGTGTGGGCACATGCCAATCGGGCGATCCTGGAACGCGACCTGCGCGCGGTGTTCGTCGCCGGGCCCGGACACGGCGGCCCCGGGCCGAATGCGTGCGCCTGGCTGGAGGGCACCTGTTCCGAGCTGTACAGCGCGATCCCCCGGGACGCGCGGGGGATGCGAGAGTTGTTCCACCAGTTCTCCTTTCCCGGCGGCGTGCCCAGTCACTGCGCACCGGAGACCCCGGGCTCGTTCCACGAGGGCGGTGAGCTCGGATACTCACTGCTGCACGCCTACGGCGCCGCCCTGGACAATCCGGATCTCACCGTCTTCTGTGTGATCGGCGACGGCGAGGCCGAGACCGGGCCGCTGGCGACGAGCTGGCACGGCAACAAATTCCTCAATCCGGCCCGCGACGGCGCGGTACTGCCGATCCTCGCGCTCAACGAGTACAAGATCGCCAATCCCACCGTGCTCGCCCGCATCCCCGAATCCGAACTGCTGGCACTGCTGCGCGGCAACGGGTACGACCCGGTGGTGGTCGGCGGCAACGATCCGACCGCCGTACACCAGGCCATGGCCACCGCACTGGACACCGCCCTGGACCGCATCGCGGAGATCCAGCACGCCGCCCGGCTGCGCCACGACGATCAGCGACCGGCCTGGCCGATGATCGTGCTGCGCACCCCGAAGGGGTGGACCTGCCCGCCGATCGTGGACGGCGAGGCGGTGGAGGGCACCTTCCGCGCGCATCAGGTGCCGCTGTCCGCCGCACGCACCGATACCCAGCACCGTGTGGTGCTGGAACAGTGGTTGCAGTCCTATCGGCCGCAGGAGCTGTTCGATTCGATCGGGCATCCGTCGCCGCAGGTGCTGCGGCTGGTCCCGCAGGGCGACCGCCGGATGAGCGCCAATCCGGTCGCCAACGGCGGAACGGTACTGCGCGATCTGCGGCTGCCGGAATGGGCCGGCTACGCCGTCGACGTGCCGGCGCCGGGTGCGACGATGCACGAGGCGACCCGGGTGCTGGGCGGTTTCCTGCGCGACGTGACCGCCGCCAACCCGGACAACTTCCTCACCTTCGCCCCCGACGAGCTGGCCAGCAACCGGTTGCAGGACATCCTGACGGTCACCGGCCGCGACTGGCAGGCGCAGATCGGCGAGCACGACGAACATCTGGACCGCAGCGGCCGGGTGATCGAGGTGCTGTCCGAGCACATGTGCCAGGGCCTGCTGGAGGGGTATCTGCTGACCGGCCGGCACGGCGTGTTCACCTGCTACGAGGCGTTCATCCACATCGTCGACGCCATGTTCAACCAGCATGCGAAATGGCTGGACGCGAGCAGCCGGGTGCCGTGGCGACGGCCGCTGGCGAGCCTCAACTACCTGCTCTCCTCGCATGTCTGGCGACAGGACCACAACGGCTTCACCCATCAGGATCCGGGCTTCCTCGACGTGGTGCTGAACAAGAAACCCGAGATCGTCCGGGTGTACCTGCCGCCGGACGCGAACACCCTGCTGTCGGTGTACGACCACTGCCTGCGTTCGCGGCACTACGTCAACGTGGTGGTGGCGGGCAAACAGCCGCAACCGGATTGGCTCTCGGCCGACGCGGCCGCGACGCACTGCGCACGCGGTATCGGGATCTGGCAGTGGGCCGGGCACAACGACGACCTGGGCAGCACCCCGGACATCGTGCTGGCCTGCGCGGGCGACGTACCCACCCTGGAGACCCTGGCCGCCGCGTCGATCCTGCGGGAACGCTTGCCGCAGTTGCGCATTCGGGTGATCAACGTGGTCGACCTGATGCGACTGCTCCCGCGCGACCAGCATCCGCACGGCCTGCCGGACTCCGAATTCGACACGCTGTTCACCCGGGATCGGCCGATCCTGTTCGCCTTCCACGGCTATCCGTGGCTGATCCATCGGCTCACCTATCGCCGCACCAATCACGCCGGCATGCACGTCCGCGGATATCAGGAGAACGGGACCACGACCACCCCGTTCGATATGGTCATGCTCAACAACATGGACCGCTACCACCTGGTACGGGATGTGGTGGATCTGGTGCCGGAGCTGCGCGAGACGGCGGCCGGGCTGCGGCAGGACATGACCGATGCCCGGCTGGCCGCCCGGGACTGGACCCGCCGCTACGGCGAGGACATCCCGGAGGTCACCCAGTGGCGCTGGCAGTGA
- a CDS encoding cyclase family protein — translation MTTLVNLSHVLDPATTPRYPGDPEFRLETVATIEADGYYLQAVRHGEHTGTHWGAPIHFDPDGAAADELDPDDLFLPAVKVDVRDRCGDRDYAITVADLRAWERAHGRIPDCAAVIAWTGWDGKWGTTEFAGSGAEAGRQPGFSVEAVQWLLDTGRLGRRGALGIDTLGPDVGLDHGYAVSKRLYRERRISLECLANLAALPVTGARILVGGPRYRNGSGGPATIFALLPDVTASATG, via the coding sequence ATGACCACCCTGGTGAACCTGTCCCACGTACTCGATCCGGCGACGACGCCGCGGTACCCGGGCGATCCGGAGTTCCGGCTCGAGACGGTGGCGACGATCGAGGCGGACGGTTACTACCTGCAAGCCGTCCGGCACGGTGAGCACACCGGAACCCATTGGGGCGCACCGATTCACTTCGATCCCGACGGCGCGGCCGCCGACGAACTCGATCCGGACGACCTCTTCCTGCCCGCCGTGAAGGTGGACGTGCGCGACCGGTGCGGCGATCGGGACTACGCGATCACCGTCGCGGACCTGCGGGCGTGGGAGCGGGCGCACGGCCGGATCCCGGACTGCGCGGCCGTGATCGCGTGGACCGGCTGGGACGGCAAATGGGGCACAACGGAATTCGCGGGTAGCGGCGCGGAAGCCGGTCGGCAGCCCGGATTCTCGGTCGAGGCCGTGCAGTGGCTGCTCGATACCGGGCGGCTGGGCCGGCGCGGCGCCCTCGGCATCGACACCCTCGGCCCCGACGTCGGTCTCGACCACGGATACGCCGTGTCGAAACGGCTGTACCGAGAGCGCCGGATCAGCCTGGAATGCCTCGCGAATCTCGCCGCGCTGCCGGTCACCGGCGCCCGGATACTCGTCGGCGGGCCGCGCTACCGGAACGGATCCGGCGGTCCGGCAACGATTTTCGCGCTGCTGCCGGACGTCACTGCCAGCGCCACTGGGTGA